CCTCCTGTATGCGCTGCAGCACGAAAAGCAGCGTAGGGGAAGACATATTGCCATAAGCCCGCATGACGGCATAGCTGGGGTCCAGCTCCCCGTCCGCCAGGTGCAGGCTTTGCCCGATGGCCTCCAGGATCCGCTTCCCCCCGGGGTGGATACACCAATGCCGGATATCCGGCACGCCCAGACCTGCCTTCTTCAGGGCCCGGTCCACCAGGGACGCAAAGTCCGCTTCTACGAGGTCCGGAATATAGCTGCTTAGCGTCATTTGGAATCCTGATGAGGTGATATCCCAGGCCATATCGCTTTTCCCCTGGAGGGACACCTCGCTATGAAACTGTTCCAGGCGGAAGCCTCCCCTGGGATCCGTGTCCGGGGTCACCAGCACCGCCGCCGCCCCGTCGGCAAACAACATCGCCGACGAGATATTGTCTTTTGTCGCTTCCGACTGGAAGTGGAGCGTACACAATTCCACGCAGACCACCATGACCTTGGCGTCCGGGTCGGAACGGCAAATGGCGTCTGCCCACTTCAAACCATGGATGGCGGCATAGCACCCCATGAAGTTGACCGAACTTCGGAAGATCGAGGTCGGCAATTGCATGGCCTCCATGATCTGCAGGTCCAGCCCCGGTGCGCTCATACCGGTACAGCTCACCGTGATGAGGTGGGTAAGGGCGCCCGGATCTTCCAACCCCTCCAGACAGGAGCGGATCGCCTGTACGGCGAGCACGGGGGCATGACGGCCATACCATTGCATGCGTTTTTCCGTAGAGGGGAAGGGCTCCAGGTTTTCCGACGGGGAGTAAAAGGTCCACTCGGCGGCCGGGAGGTGATAGTCCGGTACGACCGAGTACCGCGTATCGATCCCCGAATGGCGGTAAAGAAACTTCATCTTGCGCGCCTCTTCGGCGCTGCTGGCGTGTATGCGCTGCATAAACCCAAGGACCTCGTCTTGCGTGTGTGCGTGGGGCGGGACCCCGGTGCCTATGGCAATGATCTTACTCAAACTGGGACCAAATTAAAAGTGTTCCAAAAGCCGCATTGGCCGCGGCCGCCGCAAGCCAGTTCATCCGCATCGTATGGACATGGTCCGCCTTCCGGTGGTCCTTCCGTACGCCCGAGAACCAGGCTACAAAATATATAAGTACGGGTAAAAAGAATGCCTGGATGCTTAGAAACCGTATCACCTGATGTATTCGCGCGAAATATAGTGCCAGAACCGCAAACCCCGCCAGGTAAACGAGACCGCAAAACAAAAAGGTGCCCGTATACCCCAGTACCGCGCTCACGGTGCGCACCCCGTCCCGGGCATCCGCCTCGTGCTGGTATACCTGGGTGAGCGGATAAAACCCCCCGATCAGCAGGCTGCTTGCCACGACCGGTGCCACCGGTATATGCAGCGTCAGGTCCCGCGAGCACCCGTGATAGGTGGCCGCAAACACCACAGCGCCCTGAAAAACCACCACCGTTCCATACCCCAGCCAGGGAAACCGTTTCAGCCGCAGCCCCCGGTAGCTGTACGCCCTGCTCGCCCCGATATAGGCCAGGCAACAACACCCAAATACCGGGCTGACGCAGAAGCTTAATATGACCGCCAGGACATCCATGGCCAGGGTGACCCGGAACAGCCAGGGCGTCGGCATCGGCGGCGCCTTCAGCCCCCCGATGGGCCCCGTGTCCCGGTCCATATAGCTGTTGTACCCATTGCTCGCCGGATACACCAGCAGGTGCCAGATAACAAAGATCAGCAAAGCCCTGACCGGTGCCGGGTCCTTTACCTGGCTCAACGCAAAGAGGTAAACGGGCAGCAGGAAGAAGGAAAAGGGGAGCCTCAGCAATTGCACGGTCGAGCGGAACATACCGTAAAATAACGTATTTACGGCAAAGAGGGATGCGTGCTATCTCATAAGAAAGCCGCCCCCCGACGGAGGCGGCCACTGAGGATAAGACTAGCGGATATAGTTATTTTGGCATCAGCACCGTATCGACGACATGGATGACCCCGTTGGATTGCTCCACATCGGCGATGGTGATCATGGATTTGTTCCCGCTTTCGTCCCAGAGGGTGATCATTCCTCCCTCCGCGGAGGCGTAAAGGTTATCCCCTTGTACCGTTTTCAGCGTGGCTTTGCCACCGGCGCGCCGGATCATCCGCACCAGTGCCTTGGAACCGATCCTGCCCGGCACCACGTGGTAGGTCAGTACTTTGGTGAGCTGTGCCTTGTTCTCCGGTTTCATCAGGTCATCGACGACATCCGAAGGCAATTTGGCAAAGGCTTCATTGGTGGGGGCAAAAACAGTAAACGGACCAGGCCCCTTCAACGTAGATACAAGGCCGGCCGCTTTGACCAGCGACACCAGCGTCGTGTGGTCCTTTGAATTGACCGCGTTGTCGACGATATCCTTGGTAGGATACATCGCGGCGCCGCCCACTTCGACGGTCTTTTGCGCAAAGGTGTTCACAGCGGAAAATAAGAGTCCCGCGCCTACGAATAGGCTGAAAATTCGCTTCATAAAAAAAGTGTTTATTGAGAATGTCCGACAATAGTATCTACGCAGGACAGGCGAAATCGGTTTGGACGGACACAAAAAAAGAGGGCCGAAAGCCCTCTTTCCTATTTTTCCATACATTATTCCTTAAGCGAGCATGGCCACCGGGTTCTCCAGGAACTTTTTCAGTGTCTGGAGGAAAGCGGCCCCAACGGCACCGTCAACACTACGGTGGTCGCAGCTCAGCGTGAGCTTCATGACATTGATGACGCCAAAACCATCGGCGGTCCTGACGACTTTCTCCTCGATCTTACCTACGGCGAGGATACAGCTGTCGGGCGGGTTGATGATCGCCGTGAATTCCTCGATGTCCATCATCCCCAGGTTGGAAATGGTAAAGGTGTTCCCGGAGAATTCGTTCGGCTGGAGTTTTTTGTTCTTTGCCTTTTCGTACAGGTCTTTTGCTTCGGACGCGATCTGGCTGAGCGATTTCTGGTCGGCAAAACGGATGACCGGTACGATCAACCCGTCTTCTATGGCCACTGCGCTCCCGATATGGACGTGGCTGTATTGGCGGATAAAGTCGCCCATCCAACTGGCATTGACCGCCGGGTGACGACGTAGGGCCATGGCGGACGCCTTGATGACGAGGTCGTTGAAGCTGATCTTTACGGGGCTGATCTCGTTGAGTGCCTTGCGGGCCGAGATCGCATTGTCCATATTCACCTCGATCTTGAGATAGAAGTGCGGAGCAGTGAACATGCTTTCCCCCAACCGGCGGGCAATCACCTTACGCATTTGCGAATTGGGGAGGTCCGTATACCCTTCCGCACCGGGGGCGGCGCTGAAGGCGGGCACTGGCGCCCCACCCTTGGCAGCGGCGGGTGCAGCCGTTTTCGCGGCCGGTACGTATTGGTCGATGTCGCGTTTGATGATCCTGCCGCCATCCCCGGAACCGGAGACGTCGGAAAGGCTGATGCCTTTGTCGGCGGCGATCTTACGGGCCAGGGGGGAGGCCTTCAGGCGGCCGTTGTCGCTTTCGGCGGCGCTTGCGCTTCCACTTGCAGCGGCTTGCCCGGCCGGTGCGGCCGCGGAGCCGGTTGCAGCTTGTGCGCTGCCCGCAGCCGGTGCGGCTTGCGCGCCACCCGCTGCGGGTGCGCTATTCAGGGAAGCCACCAGGGCAGTGACATCCGTCCCCGCCTTCCCAACGATGGCGATGATGTCGTTCACCTTGGCCGCCTGGCCTTCGGGAACACCGATATAGAGCAGGGTTCCTGCGGCATACCCCACCACTTCCATGGTCGCCTTGTCGGTTTCCACGTCGGCAAGGACGTCGTCGCTTTTTACGGTATCCCCTACTTTTTTATTCCAGGTAACAATCTTGCCTTCTGTCATCGTGTCGCTCAAAAGCGGCATGCGGATCACCGTGGCGCCAAGGCTTTCCGGGGACACCGCGGGTGCGCCGGCCGCGGGGGCACTTGCCGCGGGTGTCGCAGGGGCGGCAGCCGGGGCAGCGGGTGCGGTGCCACCTGCCAGCAGCGGCTTATAGTCTTCACCGGCCTTCCCGACGATGGCGATGATGTCGTTCACCTTGGCGACCTGTCCGTCGGGTACGCCTATGTATAATAAAACACCGTCTGCATAGCCCACGACTTCCATCGTAGCCTTGTCGGTTTCTACGTCAGCCAGTACGTCATCGCTTTTGACCTTATCTCCAACCTTTTTGTTCCATTGAACAATCTTCCCTTCGGTCATGGTATCGCTCAGCAGGGGCATTCGTATCACTTCTGCCATAAAAACTATTGAGTATTTTAATTGTGGCGTGAAATTAAATCAAAATCAAATACCTGCCCAAAATCAATTGGGCGCTGCACCGCTCTTAGTAGTCCAGGTCCAGCTTCAGCCGGTCTTTCAGCTCTTTGACCAGGGGGTATTGATGGCTCATCTGTTGAAAAAGTTCCTTCGTATTTAGGGGCCGTTCCGTGGGAACAGGGGGCGCCTCCGTTTCTTCCACGAGCACCTGGAAGGTCAGTTTCCTATTATTAAAAAAGGTTTGAATGTGTTCGATCAGCAAGGCCCTTTCCTGTTCGATAAACTTTTGCTGGATGTTCGCGCCGGTGATGATCTCGAACGTCTGTTCGTCCACGATACGCAGCTCCGCCAGTTTGAAATTCGTCACGGCGGAGTGGTTTTTCCGCTCCTGCAGCAGGATGATGTACTTCTGCCATGCTTCCGTGAGGAACGGCAGCGTCAGGGGGTGACTTTCTGAGGCGTTCTTTTGCTGGGAGGCGATTTGCTGGCGCAGCTTGTGCAAGGAATTGAGCTTGCCGCCGGACTCGGAGGGCTCGGGCCGCGGGCCGGGTGACGGCGCGGGGGCCGCGGTGGTCGGGGGCACCGCACTTGAAGGGCCGGCCGCGGGCCTCGTGGCCGTCACCGGTGGCGTCTTCGCCGCAGGCGGTGCCGTGGCGGCCGTCGCGCTCGACGGAGCGGCGGCCGTGCCCGGCGTCTCTACCGTCAGCCGCGCGCTCCCTGTTGCGGGCCCTCCGGCGGACGCACCCCCGGCGACGGCGCCCACCGCAGGCGCCCCGCCGGTTTTCGCGGGCGCCCCGCTCACGCGGGCCGCCACAATCGGCTGCGTCCGGAACCCCAGCGGGGCCTCACTCAGTTTTTTTTTTGACAACCCCTCCGGGCCTTCCTGTACGAGTTCGAGGGCCTGCGCCAGGTAGGTGAGCTTGATCAGGGTTAATTCGACGTGCAGCCGCTTGTTGCGGGCGCCTTTATACGTGAGCTCGGCTTCGTTCAGCACGTTGAGGGCGCTGATGCAAAGGCCTGAATCGACCTTGGCAGACGCCGCCTTGTATTTGTCCCGGAAGGTTTCGACGACGTCGAGGAGGTTCAGGACCTTTTCGTCCCTGCATACCAGGAGGTTACGAAGGAACTCAGCCATGCCGCCGAGGACGAGGTCGCCCTCGAAGCCTTTGCGGTTGATGTCGTCGTAGAGCAGCAGGGCCCCGGAAAGGTCCTGCGCCAGCATATAATCGAGCAGGCGGAAATAATAGTCGTCGTCTAAGATATTGAGGTGTTCCAGGGTGTTGGCGTATTCCAGGTGCCCGCTGGTAAAACTCACGATCTTGTCCATGATGCTGAGGGCATCCCGCATACAGCCCTCGCTTTTCTGGGCGATCACCTGCAGGGCGGCCTTTTCCGCTGTGATATCTTCACGCTGGCAGATGTCTTCCAGGTGTTCGACCGTATCCCTTATGGTAATTCTTTTGAAGTCAAAGGTTTGGCAACGGGAAAGGATGGTCGGCAGGATCTTGTGTTTTTCCGTGGTCGCCAGGATAAAAATGGCGTAGGAGGGGGGCTCTTCCAGGGTTTTCAGAAAGGCGTTAAAGGCCGAAGAGCTGAGCATGTGGACTTCATCCACGATATATACCTTGTATTTGCCGGCCTGGGGGGCGAACCGGACCTGTTCGACCAGGGCGCGGATGTCGTCCACGGAGTTGTTGGAGGCGGCGTCGAGTTCGTGGATGTTGAGCGACGTGCCTTCGTTAAACGTCCGGCAACTGGTACATTTGTCGCAGGCTTCCCCGTCGGGTTGCAGGTTTTCGCAGTTGATGGTTTTAGCCAGGATACGGGCGCAGGTGGTTTTGCCGACCCCCCTCGGCCCGCAAAAAAGAAAGGCGTGCGCCAACTGCCTGGTGCGGATGGCGTTCTTGAGGGTCGTGGTGATGTGTCCCTGGCCGATGACGGTGTCAAAGGTCTGCGGGCGGTATTTTCTGGCGGAGACAATAAACTGGCTCATGCGATGCGCCTTACGGCTAAATTTTAAATGTAGCCGTAAGGCGCATCACCGCTAATGATGGGCCTTCGGCCGGCGCCCTCCGGGCGCCTGGACTGCAAATTTACTCCAAAATCGGATGCCTCTTCACCGTTTTCGTGCGGTCGAAGAGAAAGCGGTACGTGGTCAGCACCCGGCTCCGGTAGGTACCGAGGCTTTCGGCCACGTTGATCATTTTCGGGTTGAAATCCCCGATCCACTGCATTTCATAGTCGACATAGGGAATATCGGGCCGCTGGACGACCTTGGCGCCTTCGACGATCAGATAGGCATCCACTCCCCGGCCTTGCCATTCGGGGATGACACCAAAGACGAGGCCGGTGAACTTGGTGCAGGCGCCCCGCCACTTCAGGTATACGAAGCGGAGTTTTTCCAGCAGGCCCAACCGGCCATGGAAGTGGCGGAAATACTGGTTGAGCTCGGGGATGTTAATCCAGCAGGCGATGGGGTCCTCGTCGTGGTAAACGAACCAGATCAGCCGCTCGTCCAGGACGGGCTTCATTTTGCGGAACATGGCCCTGGCCTGGTCGCGGTGGAGGTCCTTCCCGCCCCCGTGGCTTTTCCAGGCCTTGTTATATACGGTGACGAAGTCGGTGGCGTATTTATCCAACTGGTCCTTTTGGATATGGCGGGCGGAAAGACCAGGTTGTTTGGACAGTTCGGCGTGTCTTTTATAGAATTTTTCCTGGAGGGGGTCTTTGACCTTCATGGAAAAACAGATCTGGTCAAAAAAGGGACGGAACCCGTAGTTCTCCAGGAGCGTTTTGTAGTAGGGCGGGTTAAAGTTCATCCCGTACATCGGTTCGTGAAACCCCTGGGTGATGAGTCCCCACCAGCGGTCCCGCTCCCCGAAGTTGATGGGGCCGTCCATGGCTTCCATCCCTTGCGCATACAGCCAGTCCCGGGCGGCGTCGAGCAACAGGTTGGCCGCCGCCTGGTCATCGATACAGTCGAAAAAACCCATGCCCCCGGTGGGTTGTTCGTCTCCTTTGTTCTTGTATTTCTTATTGACAAAGGCGGCGATCCTTCCGATATATTTCCCCGAAGCGTCCTGCAGCAGCCAGCGTATACACGTTCCCTGCCGGTAGGCTTTGTTTTTGGCCGGATCGAACACGTCTTCGATGTCCTTGTCCAAGGGCCGTATGTACTTAGGATTGCCCCTGTTCAATGCCTCATTCACCTCCATAAAAGCCCTGGCCGTATCCTTGCCCAGAACCTCGATCAATTGCATTGTCAGACGATTTAGTAGGGCAATTTAGGATTTCGGCCGCGGACTACTTGTCAAAAATTAGTCCGCGGCCGAAATCCCCGCTAATGACCTACGGTCGGGCCCTTTCAGGGCCCCCTTCGGGCGGCGGCCGAAGGCCGCCCAGGCATACCCCCCAATCCCGGCAACGTTTTTGCCGGATGGATTGTTTACATTTAAGGTATTCAAAATCCAACGAGTATGTCCAACAACTCCAAATTATTGCTCGGATTCATCGTGGGCGCCGCCGCAGGCGCGGTCCTGGGGATCCTGCTCACGACCGACAAAGGCAAGGAAATCCTGGAGCGCATCAAAGAAACGGCCTCCGACCTCGAAGAGGAGTTCAAAGAGGCTATAGATAAGGGGAAAAAGATGGCGGAAGACCTGGAAGAGAAGGTGAAACACTATACCAAACCTGCGTAAAATGGAGGGCGAAAAAGGGCGCAAGGAGCAGTTCTTTGCGGAAACGGAAGAACTCATCGAGCGCTACATCAAGGACCGGCTTTTGCTGATCCGGATCGATGCGGCAGAAAAAGGTGCCAAACTGGCGGCGCATTTTGTCACGGGAATGGTGCTGGGGCTTCTTTTTTTCTTCATTTTATTATTCGTGAGCATTATGG
This region of Dinghuibacter silviterrae genomic DNA includes:
- a CDS encoding YtxH domain-containing protein; its protein translation is MSNNSKLLLGFIVGAAAGAVLGILLTTDKGKEILERIKETASDLEEEFKEAIDKGKKMAEDLEEKVKHYTKPA
- a CDS encoding pyruvate dehydrogenase complex dihydrolipoamide acetyltransferase, which encodes MAEVIRMPLLSDTMTEGKIVQWNKKVGDKVKSDDVLADVETDKATMEVVGYADGVLLYIGVPDGQVAKVNDIIAIVGKAGEDYKPLLAGGTAPAAPAAAPATPAASAPAAGAPAVSPESLGATVIRMPLLSDTMTEGKIVTWNKKVGDTVKSDDVLADVETDKATMEVVGYAAGTLLYIGVPEGQAAKVNDIIAIVGKAGTDVTALVASLNSAPAAGGAQAAPAAGSAQAATGSAAAPAGQAAASGSASAAESDNGRLKASPLARKIAADKGISLSDVSGSGDGGRIIKRDIDQYVPAAKTAAPAAAKGGAPVPAFSAAPGAEGYTDLPNSQMRKVIARRLGESMFTAPHFYLKIEVNMDNAISARKALNEISPVKISFNDLVIKASAMALRRHPAVNASWMGDFIRQYSHVHIGSAVAIEDGLIVPVIRFADQKSLSQIASEAKDLYEKAKNKKLQPNEFSGNTFTISNLGMMDIEEFTAIINPPDSCILAVGKIEEKVVRTADGFGVINVMKLTLSCDHRSVDGAVGAAFLQTLKKFLENPVAMLA
- a CDS encoding fasciclin domain-containing protein; this translates as MKRIFSLFVGAGLLFSAVNTFAQKTVEVGGAAMYPTKDIVDNAVNSKDHTTLVSLVKAAGLVSTLKGPGPFTVFAPTNEAFAKLPSDVVDDLMKPENKAQLTKVLTYHVVPGRIGSKALVRMIRRAGGKATLKTVQGDNLYASAEGGMITLWDESGNKSMITIADVEQSNGVIHVVDTVLMPK
- a CDS encoding DNA polymerase III subunit gamma/tau, which produces MSQFIVSARKYRPQTFDTVIGQGHITTTLKNAIRTRQLAHAFLFCGPRGVGKTTCARILAKTINCENLQPDGEACDKCTSCRTFNEGTSLNIHELDAASNNSVDDIRALVEQVRFAPQAGKYKVYIVDEVHMLSSSAFNAFLKTLEEPPSYAIFILATTEKHKILPTILSRCQTFDFKRITIRDTVEHLEDICQREDITAEKAALQVIAQKSEGCMRDALSIMDKIVSFTSGHLEYANTLEHLNILDDDYYFRLLDYMLAQDLSGALLLYDDINRKGFEGDLVLGGMAEFLRNLLVCRDEKVLNLLDVVETFRDKYKAASAKVDSGLCISALNVLNEAELTYKGARNKRLHVELTLIKLTYLAQALELVQEGPEGLSKKKLSEAPLGFRTQPIVAARVSGAPAKTGGAPAVGAVAGGASAGGPATGSARLTVETPGTAAAPSSATAATAPPAAKTPPVTATRPAAGPSSAVPPTTAAPAPSPGPRPEPSESGGKLNSLHKLRQQIASQQKNASESHPLTLPFLTEAWQKYIILLQERKNHSAVTNFKLAELRIVDEQTFEIITGANIQQKFIEQERALLIEHIQTFFNNRKLTFQVLVEETEAPPVPTERPLNTKELFQQMSHQYPLVKELKDRLKLDLDY
- a CDS encoding type III polyketide synthase, whose product is MSKIIAIGTGVPPHAHTQDEVLGFMQRIHASSAEEARKMKFLYRHSGIDTRYSVVPDYHLPAAEWTFYSPSENLEPFPSTEKRMQWYGRHAPVLAVQAIRSCLEGLEDPGALTHLITVSCTGMSAPGLDLQIMEAMQLPTSIFRSSVNFMGCYAAIHGLKWADAICRSDPDAKVMVVCVELCTLHFQSEATKDNISSAMLFADGAAAVLVTPDTDPRGGFRLEQFHSEVSLQGKSDMAWDITSSGFQMTLSSYIPDLVEADFASLVDRALKKAGLGVPDIRHWCIHPGGKRILEAIGQSLHLADGELDPSYAVMRAYGNMSSPTLLFVLQRIQEGLRGGNAGGGNAGGGNAGGGAGHAISGGAGPAVEYVFAAAFGPGLTMETFIASVV
- a CDS encoding UbiA family prenyltransferase, which translates into the protein MFRSTVQLLRLPFSFFLLPVYLFALSQVKDPAPVRALLIFVIWHLLVYPASNGYNSYMDRDTGPIGGLKAPPMPTPWLFRVTLAMDVLAVILSFCVSPVFGCCCLAYIGASRAYSYRGLRLKRFPWLGYGTVVVFQGAVVFAATYHGCSRDLTLHIPVAPVVASSLLIGGFYPLTQVYQHEADARDGVRTVSAVLGYTGTFLFCGLVYLAGFAVLALYFARIHQVIRFLSIQAFFLPVLIYFVAWFSGVRKDHRKADHVHTMRMNWLAAAAANAAFGTLLIWSQFE